The genomic window GTAACCGAAAAAGTATAGAGAAAACTCTCTCCCGTATTTACTTTCGTTTTATCTATTTCTTCGCTTATATTAAAAACGCCGACAGGCACATTATTTTTTAATGGGTGAGGTGGTAGGTCCTTTACTCGGATTCTTTGTGGTTTTGAATAAAAGGTTTTAAAGTCTTCCATCTGATTTTGTCCAAAAAAAGAAGGGTTCTTTGCTACTTTATATTTTATGAGTTCTAATCCCACCTTTGGAATAACCACGTCTTTCAAAGAAGTAGGATAAAAAGTTGCTTCATAGAGCTTGTACTGGGAGTAATTTTTATTGTTTATCCGTATTTGTTCTTTTTCTATATTTTGAATATTAAAATTTTCTTCCCAACAGGTAGTGGGTTTTATACTTTTTATGATGCTATTCAGTTGTTCGGGTAATTGATGGAATTGTAATTGGGCTTGGTTACTTTCTGAAACTAAAAAAGAAATAGTGGTATGAAATCCTTCTCCAACATAAACTTCGTTTTTATCTACGGTTACGGCTAACAGAGCATCATCTTTTACATCTACAAATTCGGTGGATTGATTCCTTCCTCCAAACACTGATTGAAAAGGGTCGAATCCAAATGGATCATAAGGGTCGGGTTGTCTTTGTTGAGCGGCTACTACTTTTATTTTTTTTCCTGGAAAATCGTATTTTGTTCCATTTACATGGAGAGAAAATGCAGGTAACACAAACGTTCCTTCTTTTGTTGCTACATAATTTTGAGTGATGCTCATACTGGAAGACATATTTCCATTGATAAAATTAGTAGAAGAAGAGGAGGATGTTCCTCTTTTTACAAATCCTGGAATATTAGGAAAATCATCTAATTGCCGAATAGATTCATTATCTACCGTAATAGTTATGGTAAACATTTGATTTATTGGGAGAACATCAGCTCCTAACTCTACACGCACCTGTCCTAATACTTCATTCCAAAATACACACAAAAATATTGCTATATATTTCATATTTAACATGATTTGTTGGTTAATACATTGATTTATCTGTAATTGTTTTTATAATTTCTATAACAGAAAGTTTATTTTTCCATCCCGTTTTGAGAATTTGCATTTGTGCATCTGTAAATTCTATAACTTCTTGAATGGTTATATCGGGAATCCCTTTGTCTAACATTTTTAATCCTAATGTAACTTTTTCTTCTATTTTTCCTTCTTCTCTTCCATCTATTCTAGCAGTTCGGAAAGCATCTTTATCACGCACCCAGT from Chitinophagaceae bacterium includes these protein-coding regions:
- a CDS encoding BatD family protein yields the protein MKYIAIFLCVFWNEVLGQVRVELGADVLPINQMFTITITVDNESIRQLDDFPNIPGFVKRGTSSSSSTNFINGNMSSSMSITQNYVATKEGTFVLPAFSLHVNGTKYDFPGKKIKVVAAQQRQPDPYDPFGFDPFQSVFGGRNQSTEFVDVKDDALLAVTVDKNEVYVGEGFHTTISFLVSESNQAQLQFHQLPEQLNSIIKSIKPTTCWEENFNIQNIEKEQIRINNKNYSQYKLYEATFYPTSLKDVVIPKVGLELIKYKVAKNPSFFGQNQMEDFKTFYSKPQRIRVKDLPPHPLKNNVPVGVFNISEEIDKTKVNTGESFLYTFSVTGEGNISHITEPNIPKNDIFDFYTPNKMENITRANGKVTGKYTFSYYAIPKEPGTHAMDTYFSYIFFDTQKKKYDTLHSKTNVLVTGESHKNATILANDVGGFYQNIEAENNDLVSLEKQYQNWYIYILLVLFLGGNVLLYLKK